A window of the Miscanthus floridulus cultivar M001 chromosome 14, ASM1932011v1, whole genome shotgun sequence genome harbors these coding sequences:
- the LOC136502627 gene encoding uncharacterized protein — MIDPEYAIPDDAVNNPAPSMSKSGKPFDLRPVSPISPIGYNAPTLAALTHQKTRAKTITSKSKLATARATPLAAATTLIKAFKGVRAAAGSSSAIPPTSSTTTSDKPSEVFL, encoded by the exons atgatcgaccctgaatacgccattcccgatgacgca gttaacaacccagcaccatctatgagcaaaagtgggaaacccttcgatcttcggcctgtttccccgatatcaccgatcggctacaacgcccccaccttagctgctttgactcaccagaagacccgtgccaagaccatcacctccaagtccaaattggctacagctagggccactccattggctgctgctacaaccctgatcaaggcattcaag ggtgtaagagccgctgctggatcgtcatcggcaattcctccgacatcaagcaccactacctctgacaaaccttcagaggtattcctttga